From Bosea sp. NBC_00550, the proteins below share one genomic window:
- a CDS encoding hydrolase translates to MPLLSAGNAMLVIIDFQARLMPAIHAGDKALLNAGRLVEAARLLDIPTILTEQNPRGLGSTVPELAGAGPVVTKMSFDACAESAFLDAVAGDRELVVCGCEAHVCVGQTVLTLLEHRRRVIVVADAIGSRAPESREIALRRMAGHGAEIVTTEMVLFEWLRTAEHPQFRPVSKLIR, encoded by the coding sequence ATGCCGCTGCTGTCCGCTGGGAACGCGATGCTGGTCATCATCGATTTCCAGGCGCGTTTGATGCCCGCGATTCATGCCGGCGACAAGGCGCTGCTCAATGCCGGGCGTCTCGTCGAGGCGGCGCGCCTGCTCGACATACCCACGATCCTGACCGAGCAGAATCCGCGTGGCCTCGGTTCGACCGTGCCGGAATTGGCCGGGGCCGGGCCGGTCGTCACCAAGATGAGCTTCGACGCCTGCGCCGAATCCGCTTTCCTCGATGCCGTCGCGGGCGATCGCGAGCTGGTGGTCTGCGGCTGCGAGGCGCATGTCTGCGTCGGCCAGACGGTGCTGACCCTGCTCGAGCATCGCCGGCGGGTGATCGTGGTCGCCGACGCGATCGGTTCGCGGGCCCCGGAATCACGCGAGATCGCGCTGCGCCGCATGGCGGGGCACGGCGCCGAGATCGTCACCACCGAGATGGTGCTGTTCGAATGGCTGCGGACGGCCGAGCACCCGCAGTTCAGGCCGGTCTCGAAGCTGATCCGCTAG
- the dapD gene encoding 2,3,4,5-tetrahydropyridine-2,6-dicarboxylate N-succinyltransferase: MSLADLAATIDAAWENRAEIGISTKGAVREAVEQAIEMLDAGTARVAEKQGADWVVHQWLKKAVLLSFRLTDNMIIANGPGEGVFWDKVPSKFEGWGENRFRAAGFRVVPPAAARKGSFLAPNVVLMPSFVNIGAFVDTGTMVDTWATVGSCAQIGKNVHLSGGVGIGGVLEPLQANPTIIEDNCFIGARSEVVEGVIVGEGSVLSMGVFISASTKIVDRATGQVHVGKVPPYSVVVPGSLPGKPFPDGTPGPALSCAVIVKTVDAQTRSKTGINELLRD; this comes from the coding sequence ATGTCCCTCGCCGATCTTGCCGCTACCATCGACGCCGCCTGGGAGAACCGGGCCGAGATCGGCATCTCCACCAAGGGCGCGGTGCGCGAGGCCGTCGAGCAGGCGATCGAGATGCTCGATGCCGGTACCGCTCGCGTCGCCGAGAAGCAGGGCGCTGACTGGGTCGTGCATCAGTGGCTGAAGAAGGCGGTGCTGCTCTCCTTCCGCCTGACCGACAACATGATCATCGCCAACGGCCCGGGCGAGGGCGTGTTCTGGGACAAGGTGCCGTCGAAGTTCGAGGGCTGGGGCGAGAACCGCTTCCGCGCCGCCGGCTTCCGCGTCGTGCCGCCGGCCGCCGCGCGCAAGGGCTCGTTCCTGGCGCCGAACGTCGTGCTGATGCCGTCCTTCGTCAATATCGGCGCCTTCGTCGACACGGGCACCATGGTCGATACCTGGGCGACGGTCGGCTCCTGCGCCCAGATCGGCAAGAACGTGCATCTCTCCGGCGGCGTCGGCATCGGCGGCGTGCTCGAGCCGCTGCAGGCCAACCCGACCATCATCGAGGACAACTGCTTCATCGGCGCCCGCTCCGAGGTGGTCGAGGGCGTGATCGTCGGCGAGGGCTCGGTGCTCTCGATGGGCGTCTTCATCTCGGCCTCGACCAAGATCGTCGACCGCGCCACCGGCCAGGTCCATGTCGGCAAGGTGCCGCCCTATTCGGTGGTGGTGCCGGGCTCGCTGCCGGGCAAGCCTTTCCCGGATGGCACGCCGGGCCCGGCGCTCTCCTGCGCCGTCATCGTCAAGACGGTCGACGCCCAGACGCGCTCCAAGACCGGCATCAACGAGCTGTTGCGCGACTGA
- a CDS encoding branched-chain amino acid ABC transporter permease, producing the protein MFELLGIPPQALFGQVLLGLINGSFYAILSLGLAVIFGLLNIINFSHGAQYMMGAFVAWMCLNYLGLNYWVALLLAPIIVGATGIAIERLLLKRIAHLDHLYGLLLTFGLALIIQGLFRNQYGSSGLPYAIPPQLSGGQNLGFMFLPNYRAWVIFASLVVCLGTWFLIEKTKLGSYLRAATENPTLTQAFGINVPLLVTLTYGFGVALAAFAGVLAAPIYSVNPNMGGDLIIVVFAVVVIGGMGSIMGAIVTGFSLGLIEGLTKVFYPEAAATVIFIIMVLVLLVKPAGLFGRQA; encoded by the coding sequence ATGTTCGAGCTTCTCGGAATTCCACCCCAGGCGTTGTTCGGCCAGGTCCTTCTCGGCCTGATCAACGGCTCGTTCTATGCGATCCTCAGCCTTGGGCTGGCGGTGATCTTCGGGCTCCTGAACATCATCAACTTCAGCCATGGCGCGCAGTACATGATGGGCGCCTTCGTCGCCTGGATGTGCCTGAACTATCTCGGCCTCAATTACTGGGTGGCGCTGCTGCTGGCGCCGATCATCGTCGGTGCGACCGGCATCGCGATCGAGCGGCTGCTGCTCAAGCGCATCGCCCATCTCGACCATCTCTACGGGCTGCTGCTGACCTTCGGCCTGGCGCTGATCATCCAGGGCCTGTTCCGCAACCAGTACGGTTCGTCCGGCCTGCCTTACGCCATCCCGCCGCAGCTCTCGGGCGGCCAGAATCTCGGCTTCATGTTCCTGCCGAACTATCGCGCCTGGGTGATCTTCGCCTCGCTCGTCGTCTGCCTCGGCACCTGGTTCCTGATCGAGAAGACCAAGCTCGGCTCCTATCTGCGCGCCGCGACCGAGAACCCGACCCTGACCCAGGCCTTCGGCATCAACGTGCCGCTGCTGGTGACGCTGACCTACGGCTTCGGCGTCGCGCTCGCGGCCTTCGCCGGCGTGCTCGCCGCGCCGATCTACTCGGTCAATCCGAACATGGGCGGCGACCTGATCATCGTCGTCTTCGCCGTCGTCGTCATCGGCGGCATGGGCTCGATCATGGGCGCCATCGTCACCGGCTTCTCGCTCGGCCTGATCGAGGGGTTGACCAAGGTGTTCTACCCGGAAGCGGCGGCGACCGTGATCTTCATCATCATGGTGCTGGTGCTGCTGGTGAAGCCCGCCGGCCTGTTCGGCCGCCAGGCCTGA
- the cobF gene encoding precorrin-6A synthase (deacetylating) produces the protein MRNILIIGIGAGNPEHMTVEAIEALNRADVLFIPDKGEEKAALRALREAICVRFIRTPGYRTVPVAIPQRAEAGSDYRGVVDDWHERIAASYRALFEAELAEGQTGALLVWGDPALYDSTLRIMERVVASGLAIDWQVYPGISSVQVLAARHRIPLNSIGAPILITTGRRLAAGFPADQDSVVVMLDGEQAFAKLDPEGLDIFWGAYLGTPDEILLAGSLAELSTEITRVRAQARARHGWIMDTYMLRRRPA, from the coding sequence ATGCGCAACATCCTCATCATCGGCATCGGGGCCGGCAATCCCGAGCATATGACGGTCGAGGCCATCGAGGCGCTTAACCGCGCCGACGTGCTGTTCATCCCCGACAAGGGCGAAGAAAAGGCGGCGCTGCGTGCCCTGCGCGAAGCTATCTGCGTGCGCTTCATCCGAACGCCCGGCTATCGCACGGTCCCCGTCGCGATTCCGCAGCGAGCGGAGGCCGGCAGCGATTATCGCGGCGTCGTCGACGACTGGCATGAGCGCATCGCCGCCAGCTATCGCGCCCTTTTCGAGGCCGAACTGGCTGAAGGGCAGACCGGCGCGCTGCTCGTCTGGGGCGATCCTGCGCTCTACGACAGCACCTTGCGGATCATGGAGCGGGTCGTCGCATCCGGCCTCGCCATCGACTGGCAGGTCTATCCCGGCATCAGCAGCGTCCAGGTGCTGGCGGCGCGCCACCGCATTCCGCTCAACAGCATCGGCGCGCCGATCCTGATCACGACAGGGCGCAGGCTCGCGGCGGGCTTCCCGGCCGATCAGGACAGCGTCGTCGTGATGCTCGACGGCGAGCAGGCCTTCGCGAAGCTCGATCCCGAGGGGCTCGACATCTTCTGGGGCGCCTATCTCGGCACGCCGGACGAGATCCTGCTCGCCGGCTCGCTCGCCGAACTCTCCACCGAGATCACCCGTGTTCGGGCGCAGGCCCGTGCCCGGCATGGCTGGATCATGGATACCTATATGCTGCGTCGCCGCCCGGCTTGA
- a CDS encoding aldose 1-epimerase family protein: MMMSDTHEISSSRLHATIRAQGGELVALSNEDGPALWHGGPEWPRHSPVLFPIVGRLTDDTLIHEGQSYRLTQHGFARDSLFSWVERSADRAVLELRDSAETLAHYPFRFVLRMIYAVTDDTLSVTTQVSNPAETTLICGVGAHPAFLWPLAEGIAKEAHRLTFPQAEPGPGLSVDGGLLGSAIPLPFEGTELPLAEGLFANDAIVIANVANRSVRFAASDEAGRERRALTVSWEGYKDLGIWSKPTGAPFLCIEPWYSMASPAGWQGEFAAKPGILTRAPGESRDFTWRVTL, from the coding sequence ATGATGATGAGCGATACCCACGAGATTTCCTCCAGCCGCCTGCACGCGACGATCAGGGCCCAGGGCGGCGAGCTGGTAGCGCTGAGCAATGAGGACGGGCCAGCGCTCTGGCATGGCGGCCCGGAATGGCCGCGCCATTCACCTGTGCTGTTTCCGATCGTGGGGCGCCTCACCGACGATACCTTGATCCACGAAGGGCAGTCCTACCGGCTGACGCAGCACGGCTTCGCCCGCGACAGCCTGTTCAGCTGGGTCGAGCGAAGCGCCGACCGCGCCGTGCTGGAGTTGCGGGACAGCGCGGAGACCTTGGCGCACTACCCGTTCCGCTTCGTGCTGCGGATGATCTACGCGGTCACCGACGATACGCTGTCGGTGACCACGCAGGTAAGCAACCCGGCAGAGACGACGCTGATCTGCGGCGTCGGCGCCCATCCCGCCTTCCTCTGGCCGCTGGCCGAGGGAATCGCGAAGGAGGCTCATCGCCTGACCTTTCCGCAAGCCGAGCCGGGACCGGGCCTGAGCGTCGACGGCGGTTTGCTCGGATCGGCGATCCCTCTGCCTTTTGAGGGCACCGAACTCCCGCTCGCCGAGGGGCTGTTCGCCAACGATGCGATCGTGATCGCGAACGTCGCCAACCGCTCGGTGCGCTTCGCCGCAAGCGACGAAGCCGGGCGGGAGCGACGCGCCCTGACCGTAAGCTGGGAGGGCTACAAGGATCTCGGCATCTGGTCGAAACCGACCGGCGCGCCGTTCCTGTGCATCGAGCCCTGGTACAGCATGGCGAGCCCGGCCGGCTGGCAAGGCGAATTCGCGGCCAAGCCGGGCATCCTGACCCGGGCGCCGGGCGAGAGCCGCGACTTCACCTGGCGCGTGACGCTCTAG
- a CDS encoding ABC transporter substrate-binding protein, producing the protein MQLPRFAAALLLTASALLPLPVLAQAQPAANRVLRVAPHADLKTLDPVAASIVITRMHGLMIYETLFAWDANLQPKPQMVESFETAPDKLSWTFKLRPGLKFHDGQPVTTKDVVASLARWMKRDTIGGKLGEYTEGMEVVDDATFRLKLKRPLALVPFALGSAVGQIPVIMREADAKSDPMKPITETIGSGPFRFNREEWRSGSKIVYDRNPDYARVPSRPTGSPAAASSRSTGSNG; encoded by the coding sequence ATGCAACTGCCCCGTTTCGCTGCAGCGCTGCTACTGACCGCATCCGCGCTGCTGCCATTACCGGTGTTGGCGCAGGCACAGCCGGCCGCGAACCGCGTCCTGCGCGTCGCGCCACATGCCGACCTCAAGACGCTCGATCCGGTCGCCGCCTCCATCGTCATCACCCGCATGCACGGGTTGATGATCTACGAGACGCTCTTCGCCTGGGATGCGAATCTCCAGCCGAAGCCGCAGATGGTCGAGAGCTTCGAGACCGCGCCCGACAAGCTGAGCTGGACCTTCAAGCTGCGTCCCGGCCTCAAATTCCACGATGGCCAGCCGGTCACCACGAAGGACGTCGTCGCCTCGCTCGCCCGCTGGATGAAGCGCGACACCATCGGCGGCAAGCTCGGCGAATACACCGAGGGCATGGAGGTGGTCGATGATGCCACCTTCAGGCTCAAGCTGAAGCGCCCGCTGGCTCTCGTGCCCTTCGCGCTCGGCTCGGCCGTCGGACAGATCCCGGTGATCATGCGAGAGGCCGACGCCAAGAGCGATCCGATGAAGCCGATCACCGAGACGATCGGCTCCGGCCCGTTCAGGTTCAACCGCGAGGAATGGCGCAGCGGCTCGAAGATCGTCTACGACCGCAACCCCGATTATGCCCGCGTTCCGAGCCGGCCGACGGGCTCGCCGGCGGCCGCGTCGTCAAGGTCGACCGGGTCGAATGGCTGA
- a CDS encoding MDR family MFS transporter — MDKRLDTQIPAAPLTPADIRSILIGIMLAMFLAALDQTIVATALPTIGRELNDVTHLSWIVTIYLLAATAVTPLYGKLADIHGRRVVLLSGIVVFVIGSIACALAPSLWLLVLARFIQGLGGGGLIALAQTIVADMVPPKERGRYQVYFASVFMSSSLLGPVLGGVLAEQLHWSVIFWINLPLGLGAYWMTSGALKRLPRHEHPHKLDVIGAVLMMLATVSLLLALSWGGTAYPWRSLPIATLIGVSLLLWALFAWRLRTASEPLIPLDLLGNRVVRRGTLAAGFGMGTFIGLTIYLPLYFETVMGLSATHSGLGLLPLTCGTVVGATSSGRAMSHLTHYKRVPMVGLFVALTGTAVLAAFSGQLALLPFSVLLAIVSIGFGTLLPVATVSIQNAVTVHQLGTATAVANFFRQIGGALIVAIFGAIVLGGVGGAAAQLSPEALKLGTVDRETMVTLFRYVFGAASLGFGCALVSLALMEQLPLRGRAVEAAKAVGGE; from the coding sequence ATGGACAAGCGGCTCGACACACAGATTCCTGCCGCGCCGCTGACGCCTGCGGATATCCGCTCGATCCTGATCGGCATCATGCTGGCCATGTTCCTGGCCGCGCTCGACCAGACGATCGTCGCGACCGCGCTGCCGACGATCGGCCGTGAACTCAACGACGTGACGCATCTGTCCTGGATCGTGACGATCTACCTGCTCGCCGCGACAGCCGTCACGCCGCTCTACGGCAAGCTCGCCGACATCCATGGGCGTCGCGTGGTGCTGCTTTCTGGCATCGTCGTCTTCGTGATCGGGTCGATCGCCTGCGCGCTGGCGCCTTCGCTCTGGCTGCTCGTGCTGGCGCGCTTCATTCAGGGCCTCGGCGGCGGCGGGCTGATCGCGCTCGCGCAGACCATCGTTGCCGATATGGTGCCCCCCAAGGAGCGCGGGCGCTATCAGGTCTATTTCGCCAGCGTCTTCATGTCGTCCTCGCTGCTTGGGCCCGTTCTCGGCGGCGTCCTGGCGGAGCAATTGCATTGGTCGGTGATCTTCTGGATCAACCTGCCGCTCGGCCTCGGCGCCTACTGGATGACGAGCGGGGCGTTGAAACGCCTGCCGCGCCACGAGCACCCCCACAAGCTCGACGTGATCGGCGCCGTGCTGATGATGCTGGCGACGGTGTCGCTTCTGCTCGCCCTGTCCTGGGGCGGCACCGCCTATCCCTGGCGCTCCCTGCCGATCGCAACGTTGATCGGCGTCTCGCTGCTGCTGTGGGCGCTGTTTGCCTGGCGATTGCGCACAGCCTCCGAACCGCTGATCCCGCTCGACCTGCTCGGCAACCGCGTCGTGCGCCGGGGCACGCTGGCGGCCGGCTTCGGCATGGGCACCTTCATCGGCCTCACCATCTATCTCCCGCTCTATTTCGAGACCGTGATGGGGCTGAGCGCCACCCATTCCGGCCTCGGCCTGCTGCCTCTGACCTGCGGCACCGTCGTCGGTGCGACCAGTTCCGGCCGGGCGATGTCTCATCTCACCCATTACAAGCGCGTTCCGATGGTCGGGCTCTTCGTGGCGCTTACCGGCACGGCCGTGCTCGCCGCGTTCTCGGGGCAGCTCGCGCTGCTGCCCTTCTCCGTGCTGCTCGCCATCGTCAGCATCGGCTTCGGCACGCTGCTGCCGGTCGCCACCGTCTCGATCCAGAACGCGGTGACCGTTCATCAGCTCGGCACGGCCACGGCCGTCGCCAATTTCTTCCGTCAGATCGGCGGGGCGCTGATCGTCGCGATCTTTGGTGCGATCGTGCTCGGCGGCGTCGGCGGCGCGGCCGCGCAGCTCTCGCCAGAAGCGCTCAAGCTCGGCACGGTCGATCGGGAAACGATGGTGACGCTGTTCCGCTACGTCTTCGGCGCGGCAAGCCTCGGCTTCGGCTGCGCCCTCGTCTCGCTCGCCCTGATGGAGCAATTGCCGCTGCGCGGCCGGGCGGTCGAAGCGGCCAAGGCGGTCGGCGGCGAATAG
- a CDS encoding branched-chain amino acid ABC transporter permease — protein sequence MTDLASTDTPAAAVLTETDDSTARLHRNLFIAIAALLVIAPFVAYPVFVMKVLCFALFALAFNLLLGYGGLLSFGHAAYFGMASYVSAYTAKNWGLTPELAILLGTAVAALLGTVFGALAIRRQGIYFAMITLALAQMVFFFSLQTPRFTGGEDGIQAVPRGKLFGLISLADDRALYWLVAAIFMAGLLLIYRIIHSPFGQVCKAIRDNEPRAISLGYRANQYKLMVFVLSATLAGLAGATKAIVFQLASLTDVYWSMSGEVVLMTLVGGLGTVFGPIVGALVIVSMQNYLATLGAWVTVVQGVIFVLCVLLFREGIVGVIAKAIKKPL from the coding sequence ATGACCGACCTTGCCTCGACCGACACCCCGGCCGCCGCCGTCCTCACCGAGACCGACGACAGCACGGCCCGCCTGCATCGCAACCTGTTCATCGCCATAGCGGCGCTGCTGGTGATCGCGCCCTTCGTCGCCTATCCGGTCTTCGTGATGAAGGTGCTGTGCTTCGCGCTGTTCGCGCTCGCCTTCAACCTCCTGCTTGGCTATGGCGGGCTCCTCTCCTTCGGCCATGCCGCCTATTTCGGGATGGCAAGCTATGTCAGCGCCTACACCGCCAAGAACTGGGGCCTGACGCCTGAATTGGCGATCCTGCTCGGAACGGCCGTGGCCGCCCTGCTCGGCACCGTCTTCGGCGCGCTCGCCATCCGGCGACAGGGTATCTACTTCGCCATGATCACGCTGGCGCTGGCCCAGATGGTGTTCTTCTTCTCGCTGCAGACGCCGCGCTTCACCGGCGGCGAGGACGGCATCCAGGCCGTGCCGCGCGGCAAGCTGTTCGGCCTGATCAGCCTCGCCGACGACCGCGCGCTCTACTGGCTGGTGGCCGCGATCTTCATGGCCGGCCTCCTGCTGATCTACCGCATCATCCACTCGCCCTTCGGCCAGGTCTGCAAGGCGATCCGCGACAACGAGCCCCGCGCCATCTCGCTCGGCTATCGCGCCAACCAGTACAAGCTGATGGTGTTCGTGCTCTCCGCCACGCTCGCCGGCCTCGCCGGCGCGACCAAGGCCATCGTCTTCCAGCTCGCTTCGCTCACCGACGTCTACTGGTCGATGTCGGGCGAGGTCGTGCTGATGACGCTGGTCGGCGGGCTCGGCACCGTCTTCGGCCCGATCGTCGGCGCGCTCGTCATCGTCTCCATGCAGAACTACCTGGCGACGCTGGGCGCCTGGGTCACCGTCGTCCAGGGCGTGATCTTTGTGCTCTGCGTCCTGCTCTTCCGCGAAGGCATCGTCGGCGTCATCGCCAAGGCCATCAAGAAGCCGCTCTAG
- a CDS encoding TRAP transporter substrate-binding protein encodes MLITRRQAAAGLVAAPAVLSGKALAAGRPVTVASLLGEDKPETRIWRRIAETLARTAPGRFDLRIVPNAALGGEKEVAEGLRLGSIQAALSTVSSLSAWVPEGQVLDLPFLFRDRDHLGRVLAGPLGGELKARYEAQGFVVPGFINYGARHLLAKEPLTTPASVRGKRIRVIQSPLHTALWSGFGAYPTPIPIPETYNALKTGVVDCMDLTKSAYVGFRLHEVVPVLIETGHIWATGVVMFAAPFWKALALPDREALAAAVAEGTAYFDELMLADEAASMAKAASEGGKVVPAEDRAGWQDGARKVWASFAPQLGGIDKIEAIAQSA; translated from the coding sequence TTGCTGATCACACGCCGTCAAGCCGCCGCCGGCCTCGTCGCCGCGCCGGCTGTCCTGAGTGGAAAGGCCTTGGCCGCCGGGCGCCCGGTCACGGTCGCCTCCCTGCTCGGCGAGGACAAGCCGGAGACCAGGATCTGGCGGCGGATCGCCGAGACCCTGGCGCGCACCGCGCCGGGGCGTTTCGATCTGCGCATCGTGCCCAACGCCGCGCTCGGGGGCGAGAAGGAAGTCGCCGAGGGGCTGCGGCTCGGCTCGATCCAGGCCGCGCTGTCGACGGTGTCCTCGCTTTCCGCCTGGGTGCCGGAGGGGCAGGTACTCGACCTGCCTTTCCTGTTCCGCGACAGGGATCATCTCGGGCGCGTCTTGGCCGGGCCGCTGGGCGGCGAGCTCAAGGCGCGCTACGAGGCGCAGGGCTTCGTCGTGCCCGGCTTCATCAATTACGGCGCCCGCCATCTGCTGGCCAAGGAACCGCTGACGACGCCGGCCTCCGTCAGGGGCAAGCGCATCCGCGTCATCCAGAGCCCGCTTCATACCGCGCTCTGGTCGGGCTTCGGCGCCTATCCGACGCCGATCCCTATCCCCGAGACCTACAACGCCCTGAAGACCGGCGTGGTCGACTGCATGGACCTGACCAAATCCGCCTATGTCGGCTTCCGGCTCCACGAGGTCGTGCCCGTCCTGATCGAGACCGGCCACATCTGGGCGACCGGGGTCGTGATGTTCGCCGCGCCGTTCTGGAAGGCGCTGGCGCTGCCGGACCGCGAGGCGCTGGCCGCGGCCGTCGCGGAGGGAACGGCCTATTTCGACGAGCTGATGCTGGCTGACGAAGCGGCCTCGATGGCCAAGGCCGCATCCGAAGGCGGCAAGGTCGTGCCGGCCGAGGACCGCGCCGGCTGGCAGGACGGCGCCCGCAAGGTCTGGGCGAGCTTCGCCCCCCAGCTTGGCGGCATCGACAAGATCGAGGCGATCGCGCAAAGCGCCTGA
- a CDS encoding DUF1269 domain-containing protein has product MSDLVVIVYSTEARAEEMRQKLIGLQKEYLIEIGDAAIAVMQDGGKVKLNQLLNTTAMGAVSGSFWGLLIGAIFLMPVFGAALGAASGALGGALTDYGVDDKFMKDLSGSLQPGNAALFVLINKVTGDKVLEAIRGTGGTVLKTSLDRAQEQKLRDALADAHGTTPAAAQTPPEPYPQGTGAPSPVG; this is encoded by the coding sequence ATGTCCGATCTCGTCGTCATCGTCTATTCGACCGAGGCCCGCGCCGAGGAGATGCGCCAGAAGCTGATCGGGTTGCAGAAGGAATATCTGATCGAGATCGGCGATGCCGCCATCGCGGTGATGCAGGACGGCGGCAAGGTTAAGCTCAACCAGCTCCTGAACACGACGGCGATGGGCGCGGTCTCCGGCTCGTTCTGGGGCCTGCTGATCGGCGCGATCTTCCTGATGCCGGTCTTCGGGGCGGCGCTCGGCGCGGCGTCCGGCGCGCTCGGGGGCGCGCTGACAGATTACGGCGTCGACGACAAGTTCATGAAAGACCTGTCCGGCAGCCTGCAACCCGGCAATGCGGCGCTGTTCGTGCTGATCAACAAGGTGACCGGCGACAAGGTTCTGGAAGCGATCCGCGGCACCGGCGGCACCGTGCTCAAGACCTCGCTCGACCGCGCGCAGGAGCAGAAGCTGCGCGATGCGCTGGCCGACGCGCATGGCACGACGCCGGCAGCGGCCCAGACACCGCCCGAGCCTTATCCGCAGGGAACGGGCGCGCCCTCGCCGGTGGGTTGA
- a CDS encoding VOC family protein produces the protein MPLSIDHIVIAVTDLDAAVRDYTALGFTVLPGGEHPRGSRNALVVFEDGAYLEIIAFPRPVPGFRWWQVLDRASPGLVDYAVLPDDFDADLARARAAGIVMDGPIEGGRLQPDGTRIAWRSARPPEPDIPFLVTDVTPRDLRVPTGAARRHANGVTGVAGITVAVQDLATSTTRYHALLGRQPAATGGVPGLGFGSVQFRIERQTLSLVEPRGSAAAGPAEHLVRRGQGSYAVSFYGPDDLTLDSGLAHGARLEIVRDL, from the coding sequence ATGCCGCTTTCGATCGACCATATCGTCATCGCCGTCACCGATCTCGACGCCGCGGTGCGGGACTACACGGCGCTCGGCTTCACCGTGCTGCCCGGCGGCGAGCATCCGCGCGGCTCTCGCAATGCGCTGGTCGTGTTCGAGGACGGCGCCTATCTCGAGATCATCGCCTTCCCACGCCCGGTGCCGGGGTTTCGCTGGTGGCAGGTACTGGACCGCGCCAGCCCCGGCCTCGTCGATTATGCCGTGCTGCCGGATGATTTCGACGCCGATCTCGCCCGTGCCCGCGCCGCCGGCATCGTCATGGACGGGCCGATCGAAGGCGGTCGCCTCCAGCCCGACGGTACACGCATCGCCTGGCGCTCGGCTCGCCCGCCCGAGCCCGACATCCCTTTCCTGGTCACCGACGTCACGCCGCGCGATCTGCGCGTCCCCACGGGTGCGGCGCGTCGTCATGCCAATGGCGTAACGGGGGTGGCCGGTATCACCGTCGCGGTTCAGGATCTCGCCACCTCGACGACGCGCTACCATGCGCTGCTCGGACGCCAGCCTGCCGCCACGGGCGGCGTTCCCGGCCTCGGTTTCGGCTCGGTGCAGTTCCGCATCGAACGGCAGACCCTGTCGCTGGTCGAGCCGCGTGGCTCTGCCGCAGCGGGACCGGCGGAGCATCTCGTCCGCCGTGGTCAGGGCTCCTACGCGGTGTCCTTCTATGGCCCCGACGACCTCACGCTCGATAGCGGCCTTGCTCATGGCGCTCGTCTGGAGATCGTCCGCGATCTCTGA
- a CDS encoding nitroreductase family protein, which produces MTNTANSRTADHDIDPLFLERWSPRAFTNEIISEAELKALFEAARWAPSSYNSQPWRFIYARRDSAHWPTLLGLLNEFNQSWAKHAAALVVIVSKEAMAVPGKSEEVPSHSHSFDAGAAWANLALQAVRLGWQAHGMVGFDLQRARSELKVPAGYRVEAAVAIGKPGDKAQLPEALQARETPSQRNPISATVFEGSFGG; this is translated from the coding sequence ATGACCAACACCGCCAACAGCCGCACCGCCGATCACGATATCGACCCGCTCTTCCTCGAGCGCTGGTCGCCGCGCGCCTTCACCAACGAGATCATCTCCGAAGCCGAGTTGAAGGCGCTGTTCGAGGCGGCGCGCTGGGCACCGTCTTCCTACAATTCGCAGCCCTGGCGCTTCATCTATGCGCGGCGCGACTCGGCCCATTGGCCGACGCTGCTGGGCCTGCTCAACGAGTTCAACCAGTCCTGGGCGAAGCACGCGGCCGCCCTCGTCGTCATCGTCTCGAAGGAAGCGATGGCGGTGCCCGGCAAGTCGGAGGAAGTGCCGTCCCACAGCCATTCCTTCGATGCCGGAGCCGCCTGGGCCAATCTCGCCCTCCAGGCCGTGCGGCTCGGTTGGCAGGCGCATGGCATGGTCGGCTTTGATCTCCAGCGCGCGCGGTCGGAACTAAAGGTGCCGGCCGGTTATCGCGTCGAGGCTGCCGTCGCCATCGGCAAGCCCGGTGACAAGGCGCAGCTTCCGGAAGCCTTGCAGGCGCGCGAGACGCCGAGCCAGCGCAACCCGATCAGCGCGACCGTCTTCGAAGGCAGCTTCGGCGGCTGA